One Gemmatimonadota bacterium genomic region harbors:
- a CDS encoding helix-hairpin-helix domain-containing protein, translating to MECYHWQARGHVRARCLFHTGRMPSRPDRLHVALGVLLVLGIGFRLVRRDPGAGPAAEVSMRTQRDAPRRSQTVVSRRAPTEGIASAAPRRRPADTLAAMRAEVSAPGSLPAERVVRDAARAGQLARPRVDPSAASLEELTRLPGIGPAMARRIVEEREARGKFASLEDLHRVRGIGPAMSARLAPYVTFGDNGRPSVVTSGAEGSVRNGARKSRRAVRRPSSD from the coding sequence ATGGAATGCTACCATTGGCAAGCGCGCGGTCACGTGCGCGCGAGATGTCTGTTCCATACTGGGCGTATGCCGTCTCGACCGGATCGACTACACGTCGCGCTCGGAGTCCTGTTGGTGCTGGGGATTGGTTTTCGCCTTGTTCGGCGCGACCCCGGGGCCGGTCCGGCCGCGGAGGTGTCGATGCGCACACAACGCGACGCGCCGCGAAGATCGCAAACGGTGGTTTCGCGGCGCGCGCCCACCGAGGGCATCGCGTCGGCGGCCCCGCGCCGCCGCCCCGCGGACACCCTCGCGGCGATGCGAGCGGAAGTGTCGGCACCGGGCAGCCTTCCCGCCGAGCGGGTGGTTCGTGACGCCGCGCGGGCGGGACAGCTTGCCCGGCCGCGCGTCGATCCGTCCGCCGCAAGTCTGGAGGAACTCACTCGCCTGCCCGGGATTGGGCCGGCCATGGCCCGCCGCATTGTGGAAGAGCGGGAAGCCCGTGGCAAGTTCGCCTCACTGGAGGACTTGCATCGCGTGCGGGGGATCGGGCCGGCGATGTCGGCTCGCCTCGCGCCCTACGTGACGTTTGGGGACAACGGGCGTCCCTCCGTTGTGACTTCAGGCGCTGAAGGATCGGTCAGGAATGGCGCTCGGAAGTCGCGGCGCGCCGTTCGTCGTCCGTCGTCAGACTGA
- the tadA gene encoding Flp pilus assembly complex ATPase component TadA, with protein MAPVVAPREKVADALLRDGVITKEQFERSRQESKQSSCTQTYALVKLGIVPEVELTKYLARSSRMPAVDLSKFEVDPRIIKLIPAELATKHLVLPLKREGRTLTVAVADPTNLGILEDLKFITRYDIFPVLAGEYTLRNVIDKQYDQGDEGMKNLLDEVSGLDDIEVVEDKEEDVSAAALAAAVDDAPVVKLINAILTDAVKRGASDIHFECFEHELRVRYRIDGALQEVMKPPLKLKAALISRFKIMAQLNIAERRVPQDGRIKLKIGNKVIDYRVSTLPTLFGEKVVLRILDKGNLTLDLEKFGIEPSAEKALMEAIMNPYGMVLVTGPTGSGKTTTLYSALSKINNIDVNIMTSEDPVEYNLFGINQVQVRNEIGMTFAAALKAFLRQDPNIIMVGEIRDLETGGIAIKAALTGHLVLSTLHTNSAPETVTRLMDMGLEPFNVASALNLVLAQRLVRRICPKCRKKYTPDDIELGGAKVSPDTRLGDLRFTETALQDAKSRAMPDALPHLEHLSIDTRIGELPFFKGRGCDDCAGTGLKGRQGLYEVMAMTPELRRCILMNVGAQEIKDAAISEGMLTLRMDGWLKVLKGVTTLEQVIRETAA; from the coding sequence ATGGCTCCGGTCGTTGCACCTCGCGAAAAGGTCGCAGATGCGCTGCTGCGGGATGGTGTCATCACCAAGGAGCAGTTCGAGCGCTCGCGCCAGGAATCGAAGCAGAGTTCTTGCACGCAGACGTATGCCCTGGTGAAGCTCGGGATCGTCCCCGAGGTGGAGCTGACGAAGTACCTCGCCCGCAGCTCACGCATGCCCGCGGTGGACCTCTCGAAGTTCGAGGTCGACCCGCGCATCATCAAGCTGATCCCGGCCGAGCTGGCCACCAAGCACCTGGTCCTCCCGCTCAAGCGCGAGGGACGCACGCTGACGGTTGCCGTGGCCGATCCGACGAACCTGGGGATCCTCGAGGACCTCAAGTTCATCACGCGCTACGACATCTTCCCGGTCCTCGCCGGCGAATACACGCTGCGCAACGTCATCGACAAGCAGTACGACCAGGGCGACGAGGGGATGAAAAACCTCCTCGACGAGGTCAGCGGCCTCGATGACATCGAGGTGGTCGAGGACAAGGAAGAGGATGTGTCCGCCGCCGCGCTGGCGGCCGCGGTGGACGACGCGCCGGTCGTCAAGCTGATCAATGCGATCCTGACGGACGCGGTGAAGCGGGGTGCCTCGGACATCCACTTCGAGTGCTTCGAGCACGAACTGCGCGTGCGGTACCGCATCGACGGGGCCCTGCAGGAAGTGATGAAGCCGCCCCTGAAGCTCAAGGCCGCCCTGATCTCGCGCTTCAAGATCATGGCCCAGCTCAATATTGCCGAACGCCGGGTTCCACAAGACGGGCGCATCAAGCTGAAGATCGGGAACAAGGTCATCGATTATCGCGTCTCGACGCTCCCGACCCTGTTCGGCGAAAAGGTCGTGCTCCGGATCCTCGACAAGGGGAACCTGACGCTGGACCTGGAGAAGTTCGGCATCGAGCCCAGCGCCGAAAAGGCGCTCATGGAAGCGATCATGAACCCGTACGGGATGGTGCTCGTCACCGGTCCCACGGGATCCGGCAAGACGACGACGCTGTATTCGGCCCTCTCGAAGATCAATAACATCGACGTCAACATCATGACGTCGGAGGACCCGGTCGAGTACAACCTGTTCGGGATCAACCAGGTCCAGGTGCGCAACGAGATCGGGATGACGTTTGCGGCGGCGCTGAAGGCGTTCCTGCGCCAGGACCCGAACATCATCATGGTCGGTGAGATTCGAGACCTGGAGACGGGTGGGATCGCCATCAAGGCCGCCCTGACGGGTCACCTGGTGTTGTCCACGCTGCACACCAACTCGGCGCCAGAAACGGTCACGCGTCTCATGGACATGGGGCTCGAGCCGTTCAACGTCGCCTCGGCGCTTAACCTGGTGCTCGCGCAGCGCCTCGTGCGGCGCATTTGCCCAAAGTGCCGAAAGAAGTACACCCCGGATGATATCGAGTTGGGTGGCGCGAAGGTCTCCCCGGACACCCGGCTCGGTGACCTCCGCTTTACCGAAACGGCGCTGCAGGACGCCAAGTCCCGCGCCATGCCGGACGCCTTGCCGCACCTGGAACACCTCTCGATCGACACGCGCATCGGCGAACTCCCGTTCTTCAAGGGACGTGGGTGTGATGACTGTGCCGGCACGGGCCTCAAGGGGCGGCAGGGGTTGTATGAGGTGATGGCCATGACCCCGGAGTTGCGGCGCTGCATCCTCATGAACGTGGGCGCGCAAGAGATCAAGGATGCGGCCATCAGTGAGGGAATGCTGACCCTCCGCATGGACGGCTGGCTGAAGGTGCTCAAGGGTGTCACCACGCTGGAGCAGGTGATTCGGGAAACGGCGGCGTAA
- a CDS encoding type IV pilus twitching motility protein PilT has protein sequence MTKPNAAPAVNLRALLEEVIERDASDLHITAGERAKLRIDGAIVNSNIEFVLSPKDTLQLAYSVLTENQKKRFEMEDELDFSFGIQNLARFRGNCFKQRGCVSMVIRQIPFNVRTFTDLGLPAVIARMSEKPRGLVLVTGPTGSGKSTTLAAMIDKINRERQGHIITVEDPIEFIHRHQGCIVNQREVGTDTKTFANALKYALREDPDVILIGEMRDLETIQAALTIAETGHLVFATLHTNSAAEAINRIIDVFPSHQQSQVRAQLAFVLEGIVTQTLLPRARGRGRVLAAEILVINAAIRALIRDDKIHQIYSSMQSGKKFGMQTMNDALYQLYVAREVSEEECLRTSSDPTEFLRMIGRAQVDDDGDKSSRATPRPAAAAGRR, from the coding sequence ATGACCAAGCCAAACGCGGCCCCGGCCGTCAATCTCCGCGCGCTGCTCGAGGAAGTGATCGAGCGCGACGCGTCCGACTTGCACATCACGGCCGGTGAGCGCGCCAAGCTTCGCATTGACGGCGCCATCGTGAACTCCAATATCGAGTTCGTCCTCTCGCCCAAAGACACGCTGCAGCTGGCGTATTCCGTGTTGACGGAAAACCAGAAAAAGCGCTTCGAGATGGAGGACGAGCTGGATTTCTCGTTCGGCATCCAGAACCTCGCCCGGTTCCGCGGCAACTGCTTCAAGCAGCGCGGGTGCGTGTCGATGGTCATCCGGCAGATTCCGTTCAACGTGCGCACCTTCACGGACCTGGGGTTGCCCGCCGTGATCGCGCGGATGTCCGAGAAGCCGCGCGGCCTCGTGCTCGTGACCGGTCCCACCGGGTCCGGCAAGTCCACCACCCTCGCGGCGATGATCGACAAGATCAATCGCGAGCGGCAGGGCCACATCATCACGGTGGAAGACCCGATCGAGTTCATCCACCGCCACCAGGGCTGCATCGTCAACCAGCGCGAGGTCGGGACCGACACCAAGACCTTCGCCAATGCCCTGAAGTACGCGCTGCGCGAAGACCCCGACGTGATCCTCATCGGCGAAATGCGGGACCTGGAGACCATCCAGGCGGCCCTCACCATCGCCGAGACGGGCCACCTCGTCTTTGCGACGCTGCACACCAACTCGGCCGCCGAGGCCATCAACCGGATCATCGACGTCTTTCCGAGCCACCAGCAATCGCAGGTGCGCGCGCAGCTCGCCTTTGTGCTGGAAGGCATCGTGACGCAGACGCTGTTACCCCGGGCCCGCGGTCGCGGCCGGGTGCTCGCCGCGGAGATCCTCGTGATCAACGCCGCCATCCGCGCCCTCATTCGTGACGACAAGATCCACCAGATCTACTCGTCCATGCAGTCGGGCAAGAAGTTCGGCATGCAAACGATGAACGATGCGCTCTACCAGCTGTACGTCGCACGCGAGGTGTCGGAGGAGGAGTGTCTCCGCACGTCGAGCGACCCGACCGAGTTCCTTCGCATGATCGGCCGCGCCCAGGTCGATGATGACGGCGACAAATCCTCCCGTGCGACGCCGCGACCGGCGGCCGCGGCGGGACGTCGCTGA
- a CDS encoding type II secretion system F family protein, translated as MATFTYTARASNGDLKTATIEASSREDVVAQLRRQRLSVVKVDENAKPKKARGSVGMRDIVIFTRQFSTMINAGLPLVQALDILAKQTENKVLSEVTRAVVFDVESGHTVADALSKHPNAFSELYVNMVAAGEAGGILDTILMRLATFMEKNDALVRKVKGAMIYPGVIMSVAGLAIVVLLIFVIPVFESMFASVGMALPMPTRVVIGMSKFLKGYWWAVGGGLAAGAFLLKKYYATPGGHLTIDRLMLRMPVLGDVLRKSAVSRFTRTLGTLISSGVSILDGLEITAKTAGNRVIQDAIMASRASIAGGDTIAAPLQKSAVFPPMVISMIAVGEQTGGLDEMLSKIADFYDEEVDAAVSGLLSLLEPIMIVFLGVVVGGMVVAMYLPIFDMINAVQ; from the coding sequence ATGGCCACGTTTACCTATACCGCCCGAGCCTCCAACGGGGACCTGAAGACGGCGACGATCGAGGCCTCCAGTCGGGAGGACGTCGTCGCGCAGCTGCGGCGACAGCGTCTCTCCGTCGTCAAGGTCGACGAGAACGCCAAGCCGAAGAAGGCCCGCGGATCCGTCGGGATGCGCGACATCGTCATCTTCACGCGGCAGTTCTCGACGATGATCAACGCCGGCCTGCCGCTCGTGCAGGCCCTCGACATCCTCGCCAAGCAGACCGAGAACAAGGTGCTGTCCGAGGTGACCCGCGCCGTCGTGTTTGACGTCGAGTCCGGACACACCGTCGCCGACGCGCTCTCCAAGCACCCGAACGCGTTCAGCGAGCTCTACGTGAACATGGTGGCCGCCGGCGAGGCCGGCGGTATTCTGGACACCATCCTGATGCGCCTTGCGACGTTCATGGAGAAGAACGACGCGCTCGTCCGCAAGGTGAAGGGGGCAATGATCTACCCCGGCGTCATCATGTCCGTCGCCGGACTCGCGATCGTGGTGCTGCTGATCTTCGTCATCCCCGTGTTCGAAAGCATGTTCGCCTCCGTGGGCATGGCCCTGCCGATGCCCACGCGCGTGGTCATCGGGATGTCGAAGTTCCTCAAGGGGTACTGGTGGGCCGTGGGCGGTGGCCTGGCCGCCGGGGCGTTCCTGCTCAAGAAATACTACGCCACGCCGGGGGGACACCTCACGATTGACCGCCTCATGCTCCGCATGCCCGTCTTGGGCGACGTGCTCCGCAAGTCCGCGGTGTCCCGCTTTACCCGGACGCTGGGCACGCTGATCTCCTCGGGCGTCAGCATTCTCGACGGCCTGGAGATTACCGCGAAGACCGCCGGCAATCGCGTCATCCAGGATGCGATCATGGCGTCGCGTGCCTCGATCGCCGGTGGTGACACGATCGCCGCACCTCTACAGAAGTCTGCCGTCTTCCCGCCCATGGTGATCAGCATGATCGCCGTCGGTGAGCAAACCGGTGGCCTGGACGAAATGCTCTCGAAGATCGCCGACTTCTACGACGAAGAAGTGGACGCGGCGGTGAGTGGACTGCTCTCCCTCCTCGAACCGATCATGATCGTTTTCCTCGGCGTCGTCGTCGGCGGCATGGTCGTCGCGATGTATCTGCCGATCTTCGACATGATCAACGCGGTGCAGTAA
- a CDS encoding branched-chain amino acid transaminase — protein sequence MSQLTATEWIWRDGAFVPWADCNIHLLSHSVQYGSAIFEGVRCYSTPKGPAIFRLREHMERLLGSAKVYRFEMKYSLDDLVQAARSVVVKNNMEACYLRPMVLRGYGASSMVPFASPVEVFIPCWPYGAYLGDGAHENGVDACISSWMRVAPNTIPTMAKIAGNYLSGMLIKMQALADGYAEAIAMGPDGKLSESSGANTFLVKNGAIYTAPVDASILPGITRDCVMSLAKDLGIPVHERDLLRESVYLADEVFFCGTAVEITPVRSVDRIPVGTGKPGPVTQALQQRFNDTTSGRIPDEHGWLTFAR from the coding sequence ATGTCCCAATTGACTGCCACCGAGTGGATCTGGCGTGACGGGGCCTTCGTGCCGTGGGCCGACTGCAACATCCACCTCCTGTCGCATTCCGTGCAGTATGGCTCGGCGATCTTCGAGGGGGTCCGGTGTTACTCCACCCCGAAGGGCCCAGCCATCTTCCGGCTGCGGGAACACATGGAGCGCCTGCTCGGCAGCGCGAAGGTGTATCGCTTCGAGATGAAGTACTCCCTCGATGACCTCGTGCAGGCGGCGCGTTCGGTGGTCGTGAAGAACAACATGGAAGCGTGTTACCTGCGGCCGATGGTGCTGCGTGGATACGGCGCCTCTAGCATGGTGCCTTTTGCCTCACCGGTTGAGGTGTTCATTCCCTGCTGGCCCTATGGGGCCTACCTTGGCGACGGCGCGCACGAAAACGGCGTGGATGCGTGCATTTCCTCGTGGATGCGCGTAGCCCCCAACACCATTCCCACGATGGCCAAGATCGCGGGCAACTACCTCTCGGGGATGTTGATCAAGATGCAGGCTCTCGCCGATGGGTATGCCGAGGCGATCGCGATGGGGCCGGATGGCAAGCTCTCGGAGAGCTCGGGCGCCAACACCTTCCTCGTGAAGAACGGAGCCATCTACACCGCGCCGGTGGATGCCTCCATCCTGCCGGGCATCACGCGTGATTGCGTGATGAGCCTGGCGAAGGACCTCGGGATCCCGGTGCATGAGCGCGATTTGCTTCGCGAGTCGGTCTACCTCGCCGATGAGGTCTTCTTCTGCGGGACGGCGGTGGAGATCACCCCCGTGCGCAGCGTCGACCGTATCCCGGTGGGCACCGGGAAGCCGGGGCCGGTGACGCAGGCGCTCCAGCAACGGTTCAACGACACGACCTCGGGCCGCATCCCCGACGAACACGGCTGGCTGACCTTCGCACGGTGA
- a CDS encoding dimethylargininase has protein sequence MKHAITRAVSRRIVACELTHVARTTIDLEVARRQHAAYEGALRSCGVEVHQLPEVPDLADSVFVEDTAIVLDDLAVMMRPGAASRRPEVASVRAALASYREILDLVGPGTMDGGDVLTLGKTLWVGISSRTTMDAVRELAALVTPRGYRVEATAVRGALHLKTAVTQVGPDLLAVNPEWIDVATFPGYRQVTVDPSEPFAANAVLLNGRVIHSTQFPRTQELLRAGGVDVVGVDASELAKAEGGVTCCSLLVS, from the coding sequence GTGAAACACGCCATCACGCGCGCCGTGTCGCGCCGCATCGTTGCCTGCGAGCTCACGCACGTCGCGCGCACCACGATCGACCTCGAGGTCGCCCGGAGACAGCATGCGGCCTACGAAGGGGCGCTTCGTTCTTGCGGCGTGGAGGTCCACCAGCTCCCAGAGGTACCGGACCTGGCCGATTCGGTCTTCGTTGAGGATACCGCCATCGTCCTCGACGACCTCGCTGTCATGATGCGTCCCGGGGCGGCGTCCCGGCGTCCCGAAGTCGCCAGCGTGCGCGCTGCCCTGGCGTCCTACCGCGAGATCCTGGACCTTGTCGGCCCGGGGACCATGGACGGCGGCGATGTGCTGACTCTCGGCAAGACCCTGTGGGTCGGGATCAGCTCGCGCACCACGATGGATGCCGTGCGTGAACTCGCCGCCCTCGTGACGCCACGCGGGTATCGCGTCGAGGCGACCGCCGTGCGGGGCGCGCTGCACCTCAAGACGGCGGTCACGCAGGTTGGCCCGGATCTACTGGCCGTCAATCCGGAGTGGATCGATGTCGCGACCTTTCCTGGGTATCGGCAGGTCACCGTGGACCCCAGCGAGCCCTTTGCGGCCAACGCCGTCCTGCTGAATGGGCGCGTGATTCACTCGACCCAGTTCCCCCGCACGCAGGAACTCCTGCGTGCGGGGGGCGTGGACGTCGTGGGAGTGGATGCCAGCGAGCTGGCCAAGGCCGAGGGTGGGGTGACGTGCTGCTCGTTGTTGGTGAGCTGA
- a CDS encoding cytochrome c, translated as MRISPVIAVAPLLTLIACGGGGEQAGSDTGTTTTATTTAAPAGGELLYQQRCLSCHQATGEGLPGTYPPLAGSEYVGAADPGVPARILIHGISGPITVKGTEYNNLMPPYGVGVQMSDEEVAELLTYVRSSFGNTASAVTAADVKKARDETASHTGPMTVELLKPLMK; from the coding sequence ATGCGCATCTCCCCTGTTATCGCCGTAGCGCCCCTCCTGACTCTCATCGCCTGTGGCGGTGGCGGTGAGCAGGCGGGTAGCGACACCGGGACCACGACGACCGCCACGACAACCGCAGCGCCAGCTGGTGGTGAGCTCCTGTATCAGCAGCGCTGCTTGTCCTGCCATCAGGCAACCGGTGAAGGCTTGCCCGGGACGTATCCGCCGCTCGCTGGCTCAGAGTATGTCGGCGCGGCAGACCCCGGCGTGCCGGCGCGGATCCTTATTCACGGCATCTCGGGGCCGATCACCGTGAAGGGCACCGAGTACAACAACCTGATGCCCCCGTACGGGGTCGGGGTGCAGATGTCGGATGAGGAGGTTGCCGAACTCCTGACGTATGTCCGGTCCTCGTTTGGCAACACGGCGAGCGCCGTCACTGCAGCCGACGTGAAGAAGGCGCGGGATGAAACCGCATCGCACACGGGGCCGATGACCGTTGAACTGCTCAAGCCATTGATGAAGTAG
- a CDS encoding ABC transporter permease encodes MKARSPRVLSFRGAPELTPPVLPAYHPQAKVEDRPLAPPQLPTPRHAIARILRYVLADVMRNRWILGYALFFLVATDLLVRLGGTGPRALASLLNLVLALVPLVTVVFGTIYWHGAREFTELLLTQPVERSTLFHGLFAGLVVPLVLAFATGVSLPLLAHRALGADTLGTLGLLLLVGALLTAIFGALAVLIGGLVEDRLKGLGIALGAWLTCTVAFDGVLLWLAVSFRDYPIEGPLLALSFANPVDLARILMLLRLDLAAMMGVTGAVFTRMLGSPIGVTLAVSALFLWTLIPGWLALRTFRRRDF; translated from the coding sequence ATGAAGGCGCGATCCCCCCGCGTGCTCTCGTTCCGAGGTGCACCCGAACTGACCCCGCCTGTGCTGCCCGCTTACCACCCGCAGGCGAAGGTTGAGGATCGGCCCCTTGCGCCACCGCAGCTCCCAACGCCAAGGCACGCCATCGCCCGAATCCTCCGGTACGTCCTGGCAGACGTGATGCGGAACCGGTGGATCCTGGGCTACGCGCTGTTTTTCCTCGTCGCAACCGACCTGCTCGTTCGACTCGGCGGCACGGGGCCCCGCGCGCTCGCGTCGCTGCTCAATCTGGTCCTGGCACTCGTCCCACTCGTCACCGTCGTTTTCGGGACGATTTACTGGCATGGGGCACGCGAGTTCACCGAATTGCTCCTGACACAGCCCGTGGAGCGCTCGACCCTGTTCCACGGTCTGTTCGCCGGACTCGTGGTGCCGCTGGTCCTGGCCTTTGCCACTGGCGTGAGCCTGCCCCTGCTGGCACACCGCGCATTGGGAGCCGACACGCTGGGCACTCTGGGCCTGCTGCTGCTCGTTGGCGCGCTGCTGACCGCGATCTTCGGCGCCCTGGCGGTCCTCATTGGCGGGCTGGTGGAGGATCGGCTGAAGGGGCTGGGGATCGCGCTCGGGGCATGGCTGACCTGCACGGTGGCGTTCGACGGCGTCCTGCTCTGGCTGGCCGTGAGTTTTCGCGACTACCCGATCGAAGGTCCCCTCCTGGCGCTGAGCTTTGCGAATCCGGTGGATCTCGCGCGGATCCTGATGCTCCTCCGGCTCGATCTGGCCGCCATGATGGGAGTGACGGGCGCCGTGTTCACCCGGATGCTTGGCTCACCGATTGGCGTCACACTGGCGGTGTCGGCTTTATTCCTCTGGACCCTGATCCCTGGCTGGCTCGCGCTACGCACCTTTCGGCGTAGGGATTTCTAG
- a CDS encoding ABC transporter ATP-binding protein: protein MITAHGIYKAFGSRPVLRGVDLEVPRGEITAIIGPNAAGKTTFNKMVLGLVRPDAGDVRMNGLRIDGSAAYRARIGYMPQAARFPENLRAADIIALLTDLRGGAPERDDELIDTLSLAPVLQTPMRVLSGGTRQRINAALAFLFRPELLILDEPTAALDPVSSSTLKDKIRSARGRGTTFLITSHVLSELEELADRVVFLLDGGIRFAGRPLDLMREAGESSLERAAARLMRDAGRALA from the coding sequence ATGATTACCGCTCACGGCATTTACAAGGCCTTTGGGTCACGTCCCGTCCTGCGCGGCGTGGATCTCGAGGTTCCCCGCGGCGAGATCACGGCCATCATCGGCCCGAATGCCGCCGGCAAGACCACGTTCAACAAGATGGTGCTGGGCCTCGTCCGTCCCGACGCGGGGGACGTGCGCATGAACGGCCTGCGCATCGACGGATCGGCGGCGTACCGCGCGCGGATCGGATACATGCCGCAGGCGGCGCGTTTCCCGGAAAATCTCCGTGCCGCTGACATCATCGCCCTGCTGACGGACCTGCGCGGCGGTGCCCCCGAGCGGGATGATGAACTCATCGACACCTTGTCACTCGCCCCGGTGCTCCAGACACCGATGCGTGTCCTCTCGGGTGGCACACGCCAGCGCATCAACGCGGCCCTGGCCTTCCTCTTTCGGCCTGAGCTGCTCATCCTGGATGAACCCACCGCCGCGCTGGATCCTGTGTCGTCCTCGACGCTCAAGGACAAGATTCGCAGCGCGAGGGGGCGTGGAACGACGTTCCTTATCACCTCACACGTCTTGAGCGAACTCGAGGAACTGGCCGACCGCGTCGTGTTCCTGCTTGATGGCGGGATCCGGTTCGCCGGCCGACCGCTCGACTTGATGCGCGAGGCCGGCGAGTCCAGCCTGGAACGTGCCGCCGCCCGCTTGATGCGCGATGCCGGGAGGGCCCTCGCATGA
- the nosD gene encoding nitrous oxide reductase family maturation protein NosD → MMLAPVVALAWLAADTLRVGAHETYTRIADALRAAAPGAVVVVGPGRWREPTLVIGRPLTLLGRPGAILDGEGQRSLLVVNANDVTVAGLTFEHTGTSQVDERAAIRVRDAERCQVHGNTIVDAQFAIYLETTRACEVRDNVVRGPGERQMSAGNGIHAWKSERTVVTGNRVTGHRDGIYFEFVTGGFVARNVSEQSARYGMHFMFSNDCTYEANTYRDNGNGVAVMYSHHVTMRRNVFARSRGSASYGLLLKDINDSEIVDNQFLANSVGLYLEDAGRNRVVGNTFRENGWALRSLASAQDNRYEGNTFELNAFDVTTNSRQSVSTFRGNYWDRYQGYDLDRNGVGDVPHLPVRLFSLVVEQSPASALLLRSILVDLMDLAERAFPALTASDIRDEAPLLVRPLPSPPPPPSR, encoded by the coding sequence ATGATGCTCGCCCCGGTCGTCGCGCTCGCATGGCTCGCCGCGGATACGCTACGCGTCGGCGCGCACGAAACCTACACCCGCATTGCTGACGCCCTGCGCGCCGCCGCGCCGGGCGCGGTGGTTGTGGTGGGGCCGGGCCGCTGGCGGGAACCCACGCTGGTGATCGGTCGGCCACTCACGCTGCTGGGACGGCCGGGGGCCATCCTCGACGGCGAAGGCCAACGGTCCCTGCTTGTCGTGAACGCCAACGATGTCACGGTCGCCGGGCTCACCTTCGAACACACCGGCACCAGCCAGGTGGACGAGCGCGCGGCGATCCGCGTGCGGGACGCGGAGCGTTGCCAGGTGCACGGGAACACCATCGTGGACGCGCAGTTCGCGATCTACCTCGAGACCACGCGGGCCTGCGAGGTTCGCGACAACGTCGTCCGCGGTCCCGGCGAGAGACAGATGAGCGCCGGCAACGGCATTCACGCCTGGAAGAGCGAACGGACGGTTGTCACCGGCAATCGCGTGACCGGCCACCGCGACGGGATCTACTTCGAGTTTGTGACCGGCGGCTTCGTCGCCCGCAACGTCTCGGAGCAGAGCGCGCGGTATGGCATGCACTTCATGTTCTCGAACGACTGCACGTACGAGGCCAACACCTACCGCGACAACGGCAACGGCGTCGCGGTGATGTACTCCCACCACGTGACGATGCGCCGCAACGTCTTTGCGCGATCCCGCGGGAGTGCCTCGTACGGGTTGCTCCTCAAGGACATCAACGACTCCGAGATCGTCGACAACCAGTTTCTCGCCAACTCCGTCGGGCTCTACCTGGAGGATGCCGGTCGCAACCGGGTGGTCGGGAACACCTTCCGGGAGAATGGCTGGGCACTCCGCTCCCTCGCCTCGGCGCAGGACAATCGCTACGAAGGCAATACGTTCGAGCTGAACGCGTTCGACGTCACGACCAACTCCCGGCAGTCCGTCTCCACCTTTCGCGGGAACTACTGGGATCGCTATCAGGGTTACGACCTGGACCGGAACGGGGTCGGCGACGTTCCCCACCTGCCGGTGCGACTCTTCTCACTCGTGGTCGAGCAGTCTCCGGCCTCCGCACTCCTGCTACGCAGCATACTCGTCGACCTGATGGACCTCGCCGAACGCGCATTCCCGGCCCTGACCGCGTCCGACATCCGCGATGAGGCCCCGCTGCTCGTCCGCCCGCTCCCGTCGCCCCCGCCGCCCCCCTCGCGATGA
- a CDS encoding nitrous oxide reductase accessory protein NosL: MRRLLLALSALALGCGSAPRVLVEGESCGYCRMAITDTRFGGQVVLTTGRTRSFDAIECLVGYLAAGTDSTRIGDVLVSDFESGQLVDAATAVFVRDGTVASPMGRSVIALASGAPAEAILARYGGTIATWDVMRRDLASAPPHAVHHAGTAPAR; the protein is encoded by the coding sequence ATGAGACGCCTGCTGCTGGCACTCTCCGCACTGGCCCTCGGCTGCGGCTCCGCGCCGCGGGTGCTGGTGGAGGGCGAGTCGTGCGGGTACTGCCGTATGGCGATCACGGACACGCGGTTTGGCGGCCAGGTCGTGCTCACCACGGGCCGCACCCGAAGCTTTGATGCGATTGAGTGCCTGGTCGGCTACCTCGCTGCGGGGACCGACTCCACTCGCATCGGTGATGTGCTGGTTAGCGACTTCGAGTCCGGCCAGCTGGTCGACGCGGCCACGGCCGTCTTTGTCCGGGACGGCACCGTGGCCAGCCCCATGGGACGCAGCGTCATCGCCCTGGCCAGTGGCGCACCGGCCGAGGCGATCCTGGCCCGGTACGGCGGCACCATCGCCACCTGGGACGTCATGCGACGAGACCTGGCGTCGGCTCCGCCCCACGCCGTGCACCATGCGGGCACCGCCCCGGCTCGATGA